DNA sequence from the Manihot esculenta cultivar AM560-2 chromosome 11, M.esculenta_v8, whole genome shotgun sequence genome:
ttctaCTCTTTTCTTTCCGTATACCttccactaagcctggactatgcatgctctgtctgtatgcactcgaagagtgatacctgctatggtaccatacagtgactacagagatagaaagactaccatgcaccaagcttagctcatcatcatcacaacattatctcaatcatatataacataaaaggatcatgtgcaaagggataacaagcactagggccaagcacaattctataactcactatataacttactattacatcatttcgatacattacataaactctgtactgtacatcattatcatgtccactattctatactattacatatgccttttacccttgctatctctttctctttctcttctctgaggccctgaaaaaatggggttagggagagggatgagctgctaaagcccagtgagcggaatctataaaaaaaaaatcacatttaaaacatgctatcatatgatgcatcactgcacaaacatttcacatctcggattggacatgatcccaaaactccctctgtcagtgcccggcccccaaaggagctcacacaggtctttcactaactactcatggtgcccgaccctataagggctctcacaggactcatccaagataaatgcccggccccaaaggagctcacacaggacatacaataatgacagacttatgggctattgagatcgcctcggtccaatccacatatacaagtaataatgcaatgcatcaacttggtgaatactaatgcaaagcatcctatataaacatggcattaatgatgcatgaatcatgctaaaacagttcttaacttttaaaataacgttctgttccactcacctctgtcaactgctgagcagtcttcaccaagttgatgcattgcattattacttgtatatgtggattggaccgaggcgatctcaatagcccataagtctgtcattattgtatgtcctgtgtgagctcctttggggccgggcatttatcttggatgagtcctgtgagagcccttatagggtcgggcaccatgagtagttagtgaaagacctgtgtgagctcctttgggggccgggcactgatagagggagttttgggatcatgtccaatccgagatgtgaaatgtttgtgcagtgatgcatcatatgatagcatgttttaaatgtgatttttttttatagattccgctcactgggctttagcagctcatctctctccctaaccccattttttcagggcctcagagaagagaaagagaaagagatagcaagggtaaaaggcatatgtaatagtatagaatagtggacatgataatgatgtacagtacagagtttatgtactGTAtcgaaatgatgtaatagtaagttatatagtgagttatagaattgtgcttggccctagtgcttgttatccctttgcacatgatccttttatgttatatatgattgagataatgttgtgatgatgatgagctaagcttggtgcatggtagtctttctatctctgtagtcactgtatggtaccatagcaggtatcactcttcgagtgcatacagacagagcatgcatagtccaggcttagtggaaGGTATACGGAAAGAAAAGAGTAGAAAagccatgaaaaaaaaaaaaaagagtaagtaacagttttaagcttaagtatgatcatgtatgggctttatcaggtacacagagttgacagtaggcttactacgggtcccggcggccttaagccgatctggatcctagtgccggtgatggtccggtgagcgggctgttacagtcccCTCCACCActcaacaaaacaaaacaaaacaaattaGTGGTTGTTTTGCCCCAAAGGACTAATTATAGGACACTCTTTTTGGCCTCAAAATCCTATGTTTCCATTTCTACAGGCAAAGGCAACAACACATCATTTACAAATTGGAAAAGGACTTGCCCTGCCCATTGGGTATTTTAAGTCCTTAGAAAATGTCCTCATTACTCCACAAGCTGCCCATAGCCACCATATATTCCTTAAATCTTTGATTATTTTCTACTTTAATCCAAATTACTTTCTTTACAACCTAATTTTCTAAATCAATCCATCCAtgatccttttcttttcttgattagttcaattttaatcaattatattttttttaaaacaaaaaaaaaattattaaatatcttCATATTTGGTTGATTCTCACTAAATTTAATAGGTGGTTAAGTTGATTTTTGCAATCGCAAGGTAAGATTGTAATCTGGATTTCCTTCATttacttcaaaaaaaaataatttacatttaaaaaatattttctaaaaataatattttttattatttaattttaatttaaaaataaaatttatatataaaagttttaataagatttttaaagttcttaaaataatttatttttttactaaataaatattttatattgattaattttcttaaatactttaaacattaaaaaatgtaAATCAAACAAATAGAGGCTAAactctatatatatttttaagaatatattataatttaaaatccaaaatctcacttaaaaattttagattgtttatgaaatataaaattacttcttatgctaatttattattattgttgttgtttcttagaaaataatatatcttcatcttaaaaaaatacaataataatttaataaatatagttTTATATACTAACTTcattcttattttaataatctataatttttttctttaatagttttattttcaaatttttaatagtcctattatctattttttaattaaactatataaaaattatatttttctatatatataattaattatttatataaataaatttaaactatcattaacatctatttaaattaaattatatattatctaAATTCGTTCGAaaacaattaatttttactaattaattcaaattagtggtaatttttttcaaattcaattattttatttttcatcataATTTTGATCCAATTTTATACGAGATGAAAGTTAAAAAAACCCATTGTTATCTCAAATTTATGTAATCTACTATAAGTAtcgtttattattaaaattttaatttattttatatatatttaaacatgtaaataaatatatatttgaaaattttcgtagttaatatttttaaataaataaatttatattttacattaataaattaaaacaaacaataaaaaaaaaaggaaacctATGCGGAGAAACTGAAATCCATTTTCAGTCTCAATTTGGAATCTGAACGGGGCGGAAATATGGAGCGATTCTCGGCCCGATGCCATTCCTAACTCAGAGAGAGAGATCGACttcaatttgaaaataaaaaaaatattggggGACAAAACATCGTGGGAGTAGTACAAAactgaaatataaattatattgttattattatctcCTTTTGCTAAAGTGCTTctgttaaatattaattaattattaaattataaaaattacaacaagtataaatgtaattaaaatgtaatttgttctattttataatttttatttatatatatatattaaaaaataatttttttattgtatttattttaaatatattaaattttattaaatattaagagaacttttaaaaagttttttgaaaataaaaaaaaattaaatgaaattataatagtcaatttatattattataatataaaaaaagaaaataaataataattttaaaataataataataaatagataaaaattataaaatgaaaatatattaaaaagtgttttttttatcattaaaaaagccatgtaaataattttttttttttaaatgccaCTTGTTAATTGattgtataattattttaataagaaaaaggaACGACAATTGTTAATTGAGTGTCCCTGATTTTTTAAGGAAATAATCAGAAGTGGAGTTTACCTGCCATATTTGATTCATAATTTTAAGAATGGTGTGTAAAAAATCTATGTTGTCTGTTGCTAGTTAAAGCTAAAGCCATTCAtgttactaaaaaatattttcatttaatttattttttaatcaatttttatattaaaatacaataaaaaatagtccttttaactttaaaaaaagaaattattttatgtgaTATTGAATTTATTCTAGACGATTTTGCAATTCTTATAATCTGAATTCTACACAGTCTTAATGGGTAAACAAATTTAATTTGCTAATATGTTATTGacatgtaaatatatatatatatatataaggaataattttatgaataaaatctGTAATTTTTGCCTTaagagataaatttattaaaatcaagaaaaattaatttattaaaaaaagaaattaacacTCGGTTAACAAATATTAAGTGTAAAATTCTTTTGCACTCTTTagtttaccaaaaaaaaaaagtgtaataACTGATATTATGTTGATTAAAATTTGAgagttttttaattattttaacggatttccattaaaatttaaattttaaaaaatataatattaaaaatacttaataTTAATAATCTCAATCCCTctgtttgaaataaattttttttaagaatttaatttaattatttttttataaaatttttatttaaaataaaaaaatttaatttttttattatatataaaaatgaaatcataaataattttttaagaatttatttaaatgattttttatataattattcatgCAAAAACGAGGGAAGTATTAGTATattaatttagtaataaaacgaagtattacttttaaattaaatagggtTTGCTATATAGATATTTACTGATGTTTATTACAAATTTAcattaatctttaaaatttaaacaatgTTTTAGAACCACTTTCCTTGGtattattttagaattttttttccttcactTATTTCtcgattaataaattatttctcattttatctccaataaataaatacatgaataaaaaattaaaaaaaaaataaataaaaaatgtcaTGATATGATATAACAGTTATTCgcctaaaatatattatatattagcgAACTACCGTTAGTTCATGTGCCCACGCCCTTGTATTTAAAGTAAACGGATTTCATAGCTTAACTACTTATAAATGTCCTATTCAATAAAGGCTCTCCTTATTGGGTTGGCGGAATTTCttacaatattttgttattattgAAAAACATTACAAAGCAAATCTATAGAATACTTGCTATTATGAATTTCTTATTCACTAGTTATTATTAGGTATAGTACGaattaactctatttttttatgatataaaagcAATTTGGATACAGTTTCAAGATATGTATTATTACACATTTTTTTCAaactcaaattttttatttacactCGACTTTCTAAAAAAGTTTATTAACGACTGATTTTAGACTACTAccattttatatttcttttttttaaacggATAGGTTATACTCaattttttttcagaaataTCAATTTATGTATAACTAAGTATAAAAGTCTAAATATAATAACCAAAtataaaaatctatttaaataagtaaaatatttGGTGAGTAAAATACAAGTTAACCTTTAATTTGTATTATTGGTGAGTAAAATACAAGTTAGCTTaaaaaaaacctttaatttGTATTCAGGCTTAATTTTATGTATTGACTTTagattaaatttgattaaattattaaaaagttataaatcCAATAGgtttaatacataaaaaaagACTCAAAGcatatacaataaaaaattttcatataataatCCAGCTAAAATACAGGATTTATCCAACCAACCCTAACACATAAATGggtatttgactcaataaagaGAACTTGGTTatcactaattttttaaaagaaaaaaaacttttGAAGCTCATAATAATTTGAGGGAACATACAACCCTAATCTTACTAAAAAAACTCGAAAGTTTATGCTTCTCTTCAATTAACAACTTATAAATAGGCCTGTTTTATAGACTAATCAACAACTCGATTAGGAAGGAGACCAATAGGTAGTAGCAGCAGGCAACGGTAATAAAGGATATAAAACCCCAGAAATAACTTTGAGGTCGTCTTAAAAATATCAACATGTAAAAAAACCTACAAGAAAATAGCCAAACAAGCCATGATATACTGCAAGTTGGAAAATAGCCAAACAATCCATGATAGCTTGCAAGTTGGGAAAAAGCATGAGGTGGAGGCAGAGCCTATAGCCTTTCAATCTTTTATAGTCGGAAGGGGTTGGCAATTGAGAAAGACTGCTTCAACCAAAACTTAAATTTTCAAGATAATAAAGAGAAAAACctatagaaataaataaaaaaaaaaagtatgggACCCAATAGTTTGTGAATTTAAATCTGAGtgataagaaatattttaagtttatttaatAACTCGTAaaacattattaattaattcgaaTTTAATCATTTTGAACAAACGGAAAAATGACttcaatatttatttagattagTTTTAAACGAGATTATTATAGTTAATATCGAAACCATTTTAGATTAGAAAAATTGAGATAACTAATatagatatgcaaggaaatgaTTACTCGTCAGATAAAGTAAAACTGTTCAAAATACTAACAAATATCAATACTTAAGATCTAATCTTAATTTAGTAATTATAATCAGTGTAGTACAACATAATTATGACAAAAATGTCATAAAATTTagtgaaaaataatattaaatccaATGGATTGTTAAGGAGGGATAAGAAATATATGaggtttaaataataattaaaaaattattaaataatttaaattaattattttaaattaaataaaaaataattttaaaattatttaaatcaattttaccGCTGTTATTATAAAAAAGAGAGAAGTTCTCTTTATCGAAGAAAAGAGCTAAAGCATGCAGTTTAGGGTTTTAGGAGAGATGGAAATGTTAGATAACATTAAAAATCGATTTTTAATAAGCTTTCAAAATACAAGgatcaatttattataataatattatttaaggaTGTTTTTGTAATTTATCCATACTTGAAAAACATTGTCTATaaagctcttttttttttaaagtaaactaATCCCATGTTAGTGGTCTGCCATCACATGGGCCTGACTACAACTGAAACAACAAACACAATCTCGTAATTATCTCCAAATCCAAGGGCATTTCCGTGTCTTCATACCCTTATAAGGACTTTCTGGCTACTCATATTCGCCTACACTCCACTCCCACTGCCTCACTCCCATTCAAATTATTGTCCCTTTTTTTCTCCCCACTTTCCATCACTTTCCGGGAAAATGTCCAAGTCTAACAAAATTCGTCACATTGTTAGAATCCAGCAAATGCTTAAGCGCTGGCGAAGGAAGGCGAGGATCACGGCCTCACACGCACCCTCCGATGTTCCGTCAGGTCACGTGGCTGTCTGCGTAGGAGATCATTGCAAGAGATTCATCGTTCGAGCGACGTATCTGAACCACCCTATCTTCAAGAAGCTCCTCCTACAAGCCGAAGAAGAGTACGGTTTCAAGACCATCGGACCGCTAACGATCCCATGCGACGAGGCTGTGTTTGAGGAGATTCTCCGAGTCGTATCCCGATCTGACTCGTCCCGGTTCTCCAATCTTGAGGAGGTTCAGAGATGCTGCCACGTCAGCATGAGGAATCATCTTGAGTTCTTGGGTGAATCAAGGCCGTTACTTCGTGGCTAGCTAGCCTTAGActaactatatattttttttcttttttaggttattattatatttttttggcTTTGCTTGGGCAAGCTgtagctcttttttttttttattttttttatttttatattacctAATAGGGAGATGGCGAGTCGGGTTGGGGTTTTTTTGGATAACCGAGTCATCCCgagttgaagaaaaagcaagcaAGGGTGTGGGAAAGCTTATCTCTTGTAAATTATGACTTTATCGGCTAATTATGAAAGATTTGTAGTGAATCAAAATGCTTAATTTAAGCACAGCATTTGTTAAATTTTCAAAAGCATATTAttgtattttgaattttatttttacataattaacaAACCTTGATTTGATAAATCTGTCAGATTTATCAAATCAAGACTGAATTCAGTTAGATGCTTTAGCAAGTGGATTAAATATATTCAGTATATT
Encoded proteins:
- the LOC110607694 gene encoding indole-3-acetic acid-induced protein ARG7, encoding MSKSNKIRHIVRIQQMLKRWRRKARITASHAPSDVPSGHVAVCVGDHCKRFIVRATYLNHPIFKKLLLQAEEEYGFKTIGPLTIPCDEAVFEEILRVVSRSDSSRFSNLEEVQRCCHVSMRNHLEFLGESRPLLRG